Sequence from the Corallococcus sp. EGB genome:
CCAGGCCCCCGCGAAGCCGGCCGTGCCCGCGGTGCCCGCGTCCCTCGCCGCGCCCGCGCATCCGTCCTCGGCCACCGCGACGCCGCCCGCGCGCGAGAACGGCTGGAGCGGGCTCACGCCCGAGCAGCGCGCGGCCCTCATCGCGGACAGGGCCGATGCGCCGCTCGCCGAGCGGCTGCTGGGCATGAGCGAGAGGTTCCTCAACACGCCCTACGTCCTGTCGCCGCTGGGGGAGGGGCAGGGCGTGGACCCGGACCCCACCTTCCGCCTGGACGCGGTGGACTGCCTCACCTTCGTGGAGGAGACGCTGGCCCTGGGCATGGCGCACGGCGAGCCGGAGGTGCCGGCGCTGTTGGAGCGGATCCGCTACGCGAGCACGCCCACGTACGAGGACCGCAACCACCTGATGGAAGCGCAGTGGCTGCCCAACAACATCAAGAAGGGCCTCCTGGTGGACGTGACGCGCAAGTACGCGAAGGAGGACACCGTCACCGTCACCAAGACGCTCACCGCGCGCACCTGGCAGTCGAAGTCGTCCATGGCCCTGCAGCTGCCCCGCGAGCGCCAGCCCGTGGGCACCTACACGCTGGACATGATTCCGTTGGACAAGGTGCTCGAGCACGCGCGCGGCGTGGCGTCCGGCACCATCCTCGTGGTGATGCGCGAGGACCTGCCCCTGAAGGCCACGCGGATCACCCACCTGGGCTTCCTGGTGCAGAAGAAGAAGCGCCCGTACCTGCGCCACGCGTCCAAGGGCGGCTACAACCGCGTGGTGGACGAGGACCTGGAGACGTTCCTCGCCCGCAACGCGCGCTACGACAAATGGAAGGTCACGGGCGTGAGCCTCTTCGAGGCCCGGCGTCCGCCCGCAACGCTCGGCCCGCCGCCCGCGACCGCCGACAGCAGCGCGACCGTCGGCGCGCCCTGACGATGGGCGGCTAGAGGGCCGGGGGCGCGCTGTCCACCGCCGCTTGGCGCGAGCGCTCGTCCTCGAGCTCCTCTTCCTCCGCCGCGCGGCTGGCCTCGTCCGCGTAGGTGCGCTCCTGGAGCTTCTCCTCCTCCAGGATCCTCGCGGCGTCGGCCTGCCGGGTGTCCGGCACCAACAGCTCCCACCAGGGCAGCAGGTTGCCCGTGGTCAGCTCGTCCACCACGCCCGAGCGCCCGGGGCGCACGATGAACGGGATGAGGTGCTCGTCCAGCACGTCCGCGAAGATCTGCGCCGTCACGGGGTCGTCCGCGATGCCCGCCCGCACGAAGCGGCGCTGATCCAACTCGTGGGGCAGGGGCAGCCCGCGCTCGTGCATCTCCTCCGCGGACACGAGCGGTGGGTGGTTGGGGCAATCCGTGCAGTCCACGACACTGTCCTGATACTCCGAGCCACACCGTGCGCAGTACCTCATGGGGCCCTCCTGGCCGATGGCTGGAATGTTAGGAACGGCTCGCGCGGATGGCAGGCGGCGCCCGCGCGAAACATTCTCAGTGCCGTGCCGCGTCCCCCAGCTCGCCCACCATGCGGCTGAGGCGCTCCACGTCAATGGGCTTGCGCAACACGGCGTCGCAGTAGTCCGCGCCCTCCACCTGCGCATAGCCGGAGACCAGGACGACGCGGGCGTTGGGCTCTCGCTCCTTCACCTGCTGCGCCAGCGCCGTGCCGTTCATTCCGGGCAGGGATTCATCCGTCACCACGACGTCGGGGTGCGTGTCCTCGAACGCCCTCAGTCCCGCCTCGCCATCCGACGCGGTGGTGACCTCGAAGTCGTCCTCGAGGAGCTCCGCCAGCAGCTCGCGGCTGTCCCCGTCGTCCTCCACCAGCAGGACCTTGATTCGTTCGCCATCCATGCGACTAGGGCAACCCACCGCCCCGCGGGATTCGTCCAACGCGTCCCGGGCGGGATGATGTCCGGTCGGCTGCTTCCGGGGAGGGCGAGCGGGAGGGCTTGCGGCGGCCCCTCACGGGCGGGCGGGGGACTGCTCATGTTTGTCCCCGGAGGTGAATCCATGAAGGTGCAGCTGCGGGGAGTGCATCTGGGGCTGACGGACAACCTGAAGCAGTATGTGGACACGCACCTGGTGGCCCATATCGAGCGTTTCGCCGAGGACGAGGCATCCGAAATCGAAATCGCGCTCGTGGACATCAACGGGCCCAAGGGCGGCGT
This genomic interval carries:
- a CDS encoding N-acetylmuramoyl-L-alanine amidase-like domain-containing protein, with product MSPWGVCALALLSQAPAKPAVPAVPASLAAPAHPSSATATPPARENGWSGLTPEQRAALIADRADAPLAERLLGMSERFLNTPYVLSPLGEGQGVDPDPTFRLDAVDCLTFVEETLALGMAHGEPEVPALLERIRYASTPTYEDRNHLMEAQWLPNNIKKGLLVDVTRKYAKEDTVTVTKTLTARTWQSKSSMALQLPRERQPVGTYTLDMIPLDKVLEHARGVASGTILVVMREDLPLKATRITHLGFLVQKKKRPYLRHASKGGYNRVVDEDLETFLARNARYDKWKVTGVSLFEARRPPATLGPPPATADSSATVGAP
- a CDS encoding DUF2007 domain-containing protein, which codes for MRYCARCGSEYQDSVVDCTDCPNHPPLVSAEEMHERGLPLPHELDQRRFVRAGIADDPVTAQIFADVLDEHLIPFIVRPGRSGVVDELTTGNLLPWWELLVPDTRQADAARILEEEKLQERTYADEASRAAEEEELEDERSRQAAVDSAPPAL
- a CDS encoding response regulator → MDGERIKVLLVEDDGDSRELLAELLEDDFEVTTASDGEAGLRAFEDTHPDVVVTDESLPGMNGTALAQQVKEREPNARVVLVSGYAQVEGADYCDAVLRKPIDVERLSRMVGELGDAARH